A window of the Cucurbita pepo subsp. pepo cultivar mu-cu-16 chromosome LG01, ASM280686v2, whole genome shotgun sequence genome harbors these coding sequences:
- the LOC111797869 gene encoding protein INVOLVED IN DE NOVO 2-like produces the protein MGSSTDDSDVDTDISESELEERESRSYEELKNGNHIVKLSHETFTCPYCTRKRKRDFLYKDLLQHASGVGKSSSNKRNAKEKANHLALLKYLEKDLADAVGPSKPASNNDPVMDCNHDEKFVWPWRGIVVNIPTRRTDDGRYVGGSGSKFRDELKERGFNPTRVIPLWNYRGHSGCAIVEFNKDWPGLHNAISFERAYEADHHGKKDWLAKGTEKLGLYAWVARADDYNANNIIGEHLRKIGDLKTISEIIQEEARKQDRLVSNLTSIIELKNKHLKEMEKRCSETATTLNNLMGERETLLQAYNEEIKKIQLGARDHLKKIFNDHEKLKLQLDSQKKEFELRGRELEKREAQNENESKYLAEEIEKYEVRNSSLQLAELEQQKADEDFMKLADDQKKQKEDLHNRIIRLEKQLDAKQALELEIERLRGTLNVMKHMEDDEDVEVLQKAESILKDLSEKEGELEELDELNQTLIVKQRKSNDELQEARKEIINAFKDLPGRSHLRVKRMGELDTKPFHEAMKKIYNEDEADERASELCSLWAEYLKDPDWHPFKVIKVEGKDTAEGKDKEIEILNDEDEKLEGLKKDYGEEVYKAVASALMEINEYNPSGRYIISELWNYQEERKATLREGVKFLLDKLNKNN, from the exons ATGGGAAGTTCCACAGATGATTCTGATGTGGACACTGATATCAGTGAATCTGAATTGGAAGAGCGGGAAAGCAGGTCATATGAAGAACTGAAAAATGGAAATCACATCGTGAAACTATCGCACGAGACATTTACTTGCCCCTATTGCacgagaaagagaaagagggaTTTCTTATACAAGGATCTCCTGCAGCATGCTTCTGGTGTAGGCAAAAGTTCTTCCAATAAACGGAATGCCAAAGAGAAAGCTAATCATTTAGCTCTATtgaaatatttggaaaaagaTCTAGCTGATGCTGTTGGTCCATCAAAACCTGCTAGCAACAATGATCCTGTTATGGATTGCAATCATGATGAAAAGTTTGTGTGGCCTTGGAGAGGAATTGTGGTAAACATTCCAACTAGGCGTACAGACGATGGACGATATGTGGGAGGAAGTGGATCAAAGTTTAGAGATGAGTTGAAAGAAAGAGGATTTAATCCCACAAGGGTTATTCCATTGTGGAATTACCGGGGCCACTCAGGTTGTGCTATTGTGGAATTTAATAAAGATTGGCCTGGTTTGCACAATGCTATTTCGTTCGAGAGGGCTTACGAGGCAGATCATCATGGGAAAAAGGATTGGCTGGCTAAAGGTACTGAGAAACTAGGACTTTATGCTTGGGTTGCCCGTGCTGATGATTACAACGCAAATAATATAATTGGGGAACATTTACGTAAGATTGGAGACCTTAAAACCATATCTGAAATTATTCAGGAGGAAGCACGGAAGCAAGATAGGCTCGTGTCCAATCTTACAAGTATCATTGAGCTCAAGAACAAACACTTGAAAGAGATGGAGAAAAGATGTAGTGAAACTGCCACCACCCTTAACAATTTAAtgggggagagagagacatTACTTCAAGCCTATAACGAAG AGATCAAAAAAATCCAACTGGGTGCCAGAGATCACCTTAAGAAGATCTTCAATGATCATGAAAAACTAAAGTTGCAACTGGATTCTCAGAAAAAAGAGTTCGAGTTAAGAGGAAGAGAACTGGAAAAGCGTGAAgcacaaaatgaaaatgagagcAAGTATCTGgctgaagaaattgaaaag tatGAGGTGAGAAATAGTTCTCTTCAATTGGCTGAATTAGAGCAACAGAAGGCTGATGAAGATTTTATGAAGCTGGCAGATGATCAAAAG aaacaaaaagaggaCCTCCACAATAGAATAATCCGACTGGAAAAACAACTGGATGCCAAACAAGCACTAGAGTTGGAAATTGAGCGTCTTCGTGGGACATTGAATGTTATGAAGCACATGGAAGATGATGAGGATGTGGAAGTCCTCCAAAAGGCAGAGTCAATTCTAAAAGATTTGAGTGAAAAGGAAGGAGAACTCGAAGAACTTGATGAACTTAACCAAACATTGATAGTAAAGCAGCGCAAGAGTAATGACGAGCTCCAAGAAGCTCGTAAAGAGATAATTAAT GCTTTTAAAGATTTGCCTGGTCGTTCTCACTTGCGTGTCAAGAGAATGGGTGAATTAGATACAAAACCATTCCATGAagcaatgaagaaaatatataacgAGGATGAAGCAGATGAGAGAGCTTCAGAGCTGTGCTCATTGTGGGCAGAATATCTCAAGGACCCAGATTGGCATCCTTTCAAAGTAATTAAGGTCGAAGGGAAAGATACCGCCGAAGGAAAAGATAAG gaaattgaaattttgaatgatgaagatgagAAACTGGAAGGTCTGAAAAAGGATTATGGCGAGGAAGTATACAAGGCTGTGGCGTCGGCTTTAATGGAGATAAACGAATACAATCCCAGTGGACGGTATATAATATCGGAGCTATGGAACTACCAAGAGGAAAGGAAAGCAACGTTGCGAGAGGGAGTAAAATTCTTACTGGACAAGCTGAATAAAAACAACTAG